The DNA window CACCTCTATCCTCTCCCCAAGGGGGAGAGGAAGATTGGGGAAGCGAACTTCGCTAACCCTCACCTCAGTCTTCCGTGGCCATCCACTCCCTCATCGGGAAGAGGCCTGGACAGCACGGGTGATTGTCTGAATCATCCTCGCCGAATTCAACCCCCTGTATCGTTCAATATGATGAGCCAGGAACGAATCAAGAAGCGTGGTGATTTCTCTTCCCAGGGATGATGCTTCCTTCAAGGGTTCAATCCTCCTGACACTCGCCTTCTGAAGCTTTCTCATGCATGCCACAACTTCGGGACGCACGTCAATTGCGCTGGGCTCTCTTGAAAGGCATCTTTCGCAAACTGTCCCCCCGAGAAGAGGCGCAAATGAAGCAAGATTCCTCTCTTCACTCTTGCATGCAACACAGCTTGAGAATTCAGGTCTGTAACCAAGAATATCGCATGCCTTGAGCTCGAAAATCCAGAGGAGAGCTGAAAGCAATTCATGCTCTGCCTT is part of the Candidatus Eisenbacteria bacterium genome and encodes:
- the recO gene encoding DNA repair protein RecO, which gives rise to MALAKTEAIVLKSIRLRETSKIATLYTSDYGLVSVVAKGSRLPKGKFGAGLEPFMHISIVFYMKEGRDLQFLSELDVIEPFLPLHRDLVRFAYGSAVVEFISCVVHGEEKNPALYGLLLETLKSVSKAEHELLSALLWIFELKACDILGYRPEFSSCVACKSEERNLASFAPLLGGTVCERCLSREPSAIDVRPEVVACMRKLQKASVRRIEPLKEASSLGREITTLLDSFLAHHIERYRGLNSARMIQTITRAVQASSR